The following DNA comes from Chryseobacterium gallinarum.
ATATGGCGGATTCGGAACGGATATTACCTATAAAAGGCTGAACCTTTCCGTTAATTTTGCGTATCAGTTGGGCGGATATGGGTATGATGATATTTACAGAAGTTTATTCCATTCGGATACGTATGGGTCCAACTATTCTACTGACCTGGATAAAACCTGGACACCGGAAAATCCCAATGCAGCCTTACCGCGGGTAGATTTAACTTCTACCAATCAAAACGGGAATTCAACATTATATCTGATAAAATCAGATTACATCAGCCTTCAGGACGTCACTTTATCATACCAGTTATCTGATGAATTTGCAAAGCAGGCAGGATTATCAGGTTTAAAAGTATATCTGACAGGAAACAACCTTTATTTATGGTCAAAGAGGAAAGGATATGATCCGAGAGCATCATTAACCGGGGTTTCTGATTCTTACAAATATTCCCTGTTATCGAGTGTCTCGTTAGGCTTTAAATTAACTTTTTAAAAAAATTTATGAAAACAATAAAATACTTTATAGCAACCATAGCCATTGGCCTTCTTACTTCAAGCTGCGCCAATGATCTGAATACTTTGCCGGACGGGGATATTTCCGGAGAGCAATTGAATAACGATTCATCGAGCCCTGAAAAAATATTAGGAGGAATCTACCTTGATCTTCGCAGCAATGGCGCCGGAGGCACTACCTCTCACTCTGATTTTGGAATCATGGCTATAAAAGCCGGTGCAGACCTGATGTCCAATGACGTGATACAGTCTACCAACCAGCATTTGGGAATGTTTTATAATTATGAAGCAACCAATGCCAGTAATTTAGCTTCAGAGATTGTATGGACTACTTTTTATGCCAGGATATTTGTTATTAATAAATTACTTGACGATTTACAGAAAGATACGGGTTCAAAAAACAGGGCTATCAAAGGGCAATTGCTTGCGTTAAGGGCTTACTCCTATTTTTATCTGGTTCGTTTTTATGCTAATGATTACCAGGGGCATTCATCTGACCCGGGGCTTCCATTGGTTCTTACAAGCAGCAACCCTAGCCAGGGATTGCCCAGGTCCACTGTATCGGAAGTATACGGACAGATTACCAGGGATATTGAAGAATCCATCCAGCTTCTGGACAGCTTTGCACGGCCAACGAAAGCCCAGATCGATCAGAGAACAGCTAAAGCTATTGCTGCTGAGGTATATTTACAAACCGGAAACTATCAAAAAGCAGCTCAGTATGCTGCAGAAAGTAAAGAAGGCATCGCTTTGATGACTGAGAGTGAATATACCACTACCGGATTTTCCAATATCAATAACCCTGAAGTGATATGGGGCTTCCATAATACCATTTCCACCATGAGTATCGGGAATTATTATGCTTCTTTCTTCTCAATGTTTGACAATACCAATGAAGGGTATGCCGGTGCGGCACAAATCCGTAAGTTGATTGATAAACGTCTTTACGAAGCTATTCCAGCAACGGATTACCGTAAAAAGGTATTCAACGGAAGCCAGAGTGCCCAATACACATTCAACGGAAAAACTAAAAATTATCCGGCCTATGTAAGCTGGAAATTTAAGGATCCAAGCCTTTTTGAAGGAGATTATATCTACATCAGGGCTTCCTCACTGTATTATATAGAAGCTGAAGCATTGGCCAGACAAGGAAGGGAAACCGAAGCCAGACAGGTATTATTTGATATTTCGTCCAAAAGGGATAAAGCCTATACCCTGTCTGTAAAATCAGGAAACGAACTGATTAATGAAATTATCCTTCAAAAAAGAATAGAACTTTGGGGTGAAGGGTATGCATGGTTTGATATGAAGAGGTTAAATATTCCTTTAGAAAGAGTGTACACCGGAACCAATCATACTTTTGGCAGGTTTAACCTGACACCGGATAAATTTAAATTCCAGATTCCTAATAAAGAGATTAATAATAACCCACAAATCCAACAGAATGACTAGATAGAACGCTGAAAACCTTTACAATTATTTTAATATATTCTATGTAAGGCGCCATTTGCTTAAAATGGTGCCTTTTTTTAATGAAACCCAGAAACCAATAGAGTTGTTCAGGATCAGTCTCAAAAATTGGGGACATAAATTGGGTCTTGAATATAAAAAATTCTGTCCATTATTGATTAGCATCAAAATTATTGAGCTCGTTTTTCACGCAAAGTTTTTTAAAAAATAATGTTCTATTTCAAGTAGGCAAAGAAGGCAGCATAGCTGCTGACTAAGCGCATGCAAAGTCTTCGCTTCATCAGAATCGATTAAAGATCGCTTCATCAGAATCGATTAAAGATCGATTCATTTCTTAGCTTACTTAAAATAAAGAGTAATCAAAAAAAAATCTTTGCGTGAATTTTAATAATTAAATACATCTAAATGTTATATGCCCCCAACTTTTGCGCTTGATCCGTTGTTCAACTTTCCAGGGCCTGATAATTTAGATTTTATCTGCAAAGATTAATTCAGAATAAAAAAAGTTGATTCAGACTCCTTTCCACATATTGTGGTAAAGCTCCTAATCAAACTTGATAAACATCTGCTCAAAATTCAGGGTCATGGTATTGAACTGACGGATTACATCCTGACCAATATTTCCATACACTGTTTCT
Coding sequences within:
- a CDS encoding RagB/SusD family nutrient uptake outer membrane protein; its protein translation is MKTIKYFIATIAIGLLTSSCANDLNTLPDGDISGEQLNNDSSSPEKILGGIYLDLRSNGAGGTTSHSDFGIMAIKAGADLMSNDVIQSTNQHLGMFYNYEATNASNLASEIVWTTFYARIFVINKLLDDLQKDTGSKNRAIKGQLLALRAYSYFYLVRFYANDYQGHSSDPGLPLVLTSSNPSQGLPRSTVSEVYGQITRDIEESIQLLDSFARPTKAQIDQRTAKAIAAEVYLQTGNYQKAAQYAAESKEGIALMTESEYTTTGFSNINNPEVIWGFHNTISTMSIGNYYASFFSMFDNTNEGYAGAAQIRKLIDKRLYEAIPATDYRKKVFNGSQSAQYTFNGKTKNYPAYVSWKFKDPSLFEGDYIYIRASSLYYIEAEALARQGRETEARQVLFDISSKRDKAYTLSVKSGNELINEIILQKRIELWGEGYAWFDMKRLNIPLERVYTGTNHTFGRFNLTPDKFKFQIPNKEINNNPQIQQND